Below is a window of Megalopta genalis isolate 19385.01 chromosome 7, iyMegGena1_principal, whole genome shotgun sequence DNA.
TGTATCACAGTTACAAAGCTGTAGCGAAAGTTGCAAGAGCAAAAGTGTAACACGAACCTAGGCTACAAGCGTAGAGGAATTACGAACGTAACGCGAGTTGCAAGCGGAAAAGTATAGAGACATTGAAAGTTTCTGCAAGCGCAGAAGAGAATTACAAGCGCAACTAGGTTAGTGTAACTATAGTTGATAACTGATAACTAATCGCAACTGGTGGAATAAGTTGCAAACTGAAAGTGTGTTACAAATAATAGAGTGCGAACACAGCGATAACTGAGGATAATCGTGTAACAGAAACGTGTAGCAAAACGTACAGACTGCCGATAACTGACAGCCAACTCACAGCGATTGTGGTGCGAGGGTCTATTTATATCGCCGTGGGCCATCGGTTAAGAAAGGAGGAGGAGTGGGGTTTTTGAATATTGGAAGGACTAAGCATTGCTGAACGCGTTCGTTACAGTGTACGAGGGCAATACCCTAACGAACGGCGCTACACAGAAAATAACGGAAAATAGGTAACAGATTTGTTACTGAGATTATTAGAAGGATGGTCCAAGcgacgagtacagtaaattctccccaattgttaagcctagcttgtaaacaaaaatggacaactttgaAAGAGGGCATACAATAAttcaagcctcgcggctcgtttttatagttgtcgattgttaacaagctgaaggaaaattcggaagaatttactgtatttacatCGACGATATAAACAAGGCGACCGTCTAGGTCGCGGGTCGTTCACCTGGGCCGGCGTCGAGCTCGAACGGCTAGGCTCGACGCTGCGTACAAAAACTGACAACGCGCGAGTGTTCTTATACACCGATCCAGGTGACTCGAGAAAAACTCTAAAAGAGTGGTTTGAATTGTAGACACACATGGTGTGTTACACGCATAAATaacaatacatataaataatatactaatGTAATCTATTTATCACAAGTGTAATCATTATGTTTACATTCAAAAGTTGCATTGAtattatacatgattatgcataTGTACTAATTAGGTAAATGAAAAATGATATTCTATACTAAATTGTTTTGTGGCATATCATCCATGGAATCGTGTAGTAACTTGGCCAACGGTGATGGTTCTCCTTTGTTTtcctaataacaaataatgtaaaaacattgatttataaataattcatattcaaattgactgcaaatttttaccattgtatgaaTACGTACTTATTCAATTTTCCTTGcccaagaaaaatatttttagtcCCTGCACCATGCATTGTATGCAAGTCGGTGCTTTTGCACTGTAAAATGTCAATCTGTCAAATATTACACGTAATTCATTGTCCCCAATTTCCTCATAAATTATTTCTTGTGGTTCTTCTTGTATTTCTGtcgtttcttcttttatttctatgTTTTCGTCCCCTCTTTCTGCTTCCTCGCAGTTTAAGAAATATTGTGTAACATACGCCGGGGTGCATTGTTCTCCTGTGATCTCACTCATCATGCACTGCCAATTAGGTTCAAGCTCTATTTTCGGCCGAATGGAACAACCAGCAGGATTAATAATCTTATTCGATGCATTTTTAATGTCACTTTGTGTAATTTCTGACCAGGATTCGGATAAAATGTCAATACAGTTTTTTATTGTGTAGTCggcataaaattcatttattccccCATCATACGTTAAAACACGTTGCAGGAGTTTCTGGCGGAAAACCCTTTTTGTTTTCTCTATTATCCCTTGATTCATCGGTTGAAGAATAGACGCTGTATTGGgtggtaaatatataattttaaaatcttcATCTTGTTGTAGCGAAACTTTATGGGCTTCGCAATTGTCTAACAATAGGATTACTTTCCCTGATATTTGCTTTTCCTCTTGATATCGTTTTACAGATGGTTTGAAATGATTTTCAAACCAATCTAAAAATAATGTTTTGTCCATCCATGCGTTTGTCTGCGATTTAAAGAATACAGGTAACGAAACTTCGTGTTTCAAAGCTCTTGggtttttatatttgtaaatt
It encodes the following:
- the LOC117225203 gene encoding jerky protein homolog-like, which gives rise to MAPRKKYTLLNMQQRLDVLKDFRETRLSSKQIGMKYGVGIKTVRHILNNATKINEFADKSKRELKRQRIIEPVYNEVDKQLLAWYVQRRTLGDRITDNLMLQKATEIKENLPSCSRFKVSRGWLIKFKRRHGIRLVKMYEEKGNADQDGADAFVINFKKIIEEENVNLENVYNMDESGLVWKALPTKTEEQNLSGHKAKKDRITIGLCANALGTHKIMPIVIYKYKNPRALKHEVSLPVFFKSQTNAWMDKTLFLDWFENHFKPSVKRYQEEKQISGKVILLLDNCEAHKVSLQQDEDFKIIYLPPNTASILQPMNQGIIEKTKRVFRQKLLQRVLTYDGGINEFYADYTIKNCIDILSESWSEITQSDIKNASNKIINPAGCSIRPKIELEPNWQCMMSEITGEQCTPAYVTQYFLNCEEAERGDENIEIKEETTEIQEEPQEIIYEEIGDNELRVIFDRLTFYSAKAPTCIQCMVQGLKIFFLGKEN